A section of the Candidatus Dependentiae bacterium genome encodes:
- a CDS encoding helix-turn-helix transcriptional regulator, with product MNVLGEYIHSLKRRKKITSQTDFAEKVGYNRSYISDLVNNSKELPDKLLDKIQQVFGENPTEVVSDANNKNDNIKQPKKTGFFADLQQFIDDYSGKTLAELDEEELRIQLEIKEKAKYLKELRERKKKNGN from the coding sequence ATGAACGTTTTAGGAGAATATATACATTCGCTTAAGCGGCGTAAAAAGATAACGAGTCAGACCGATTTTGCTGAAAAAGTTGGTTATAACAGATCGTATATCAGCGACTTAGTAAATAATTCAAAAGAATTACCCGACAAACTGCTGGACAAAATCCAACAAGTGTTTGGCGAAAATCCAACCGAAGTTGTTAGTGACGCAAATAATAAAAATGATAATATCAAACAGCCAAAAAAGACAGGCTTCTTTGCTGATCTTCAACAATTTATAGATGATTATTCCGGGAAAACACTTGCCGAACTTGATGAGGAGGAGCTGAGAATACAATTAGAGATAAAAGAGAAAGCTAAATATCTAAAGGAATTGAGAGAGCGTAAAAAGAAAAATGGCAACTGA
- a CDS encoding group II intron reverse transcriptase domain-containing protein: MKRKNNLFQQIISLDNLRLADTEAQKGKAKQRGVIKHNKNREQNLVDLHETLKNKTYRTSSYDVFTIQEPKERTVYRLPYYPDRIVHHAIIRILEPIFVSVYTADTYSCIKGRGLHLAVKKLQKALKDKENTTYCLKLDIRKFYENVDHDILKALLRRKFKDADLLIILDEIVDSAKGLPIGNYMSQYLANFYLSYFDHWLKEDKRVKYYFRYCDDVVLLAAEKPYLHALLAEVRAYLRDHLKLTVKDNYQIFPVDSRGIDFLGYRFFHTHTLLRKSIKRNLAKAILYNDNKQSIASLMGWAKHCNSIHLLKTLNEQAA, encoded by the coding sequence ATGAAACGTAAGAACAATTTATTTCAACAGATTATCAGCCTGGATAACCTTCGGTTAGCAGATACCGAGGCCCAGAAAGGTAAGGCAAAACAGCGCGGAGTTATAAAGCACAATAAGAACAGAGAGCAAAACCTGGTCGATTTGCATGAGACCTTAAAGAACAAAACTTATCGCACAAGCTCTTACGATGTATTCACAATACAGGAACCTAAAGAAAGAACCGTGTACAGATTGCCTTATTACCCGGACCGTATAGTACACCATGCGATCATCAGGATTTTAGAGCCCATATTTGTTTCTGTATATACCGCAGATACATATAGTTGCATCAAGGGTAGAGGGCTACACCTTGCAGTTAAGAAACTGCAAAAAGCCTTAAAGGATAAAGAGAACACAACCTATTGCCTGAAATTGGATATCAGGAAGTTCTATGAAAATGTTGATCACGATATTCTCAAAGCATTGCTGCGCAGGAAATTCAAAGATGCTGACTTATTAATCATACTCGATGAGATCGTTGATAGCGCCAAAGGATTACCAATTGGCAACTATATGAGTCAATACCTGGCAAATTTCTACCTCAGTTATTTTGACCATTGGCTTAAAGAGGATAAGAGAGTTAAATATTATTTCCGCTACTGCGATGATGTAGTGTTACTCGCAGCCGAGAAACCTTACCTGCACGCTTTACTTGCAGAAGTGCGGGCTTATCTCCGGGATCATTTGAAGCTTACAGTAAAAGACAATTATCAAATATTTCCGGTTGATAGCAGAGGCATAGACTTTTTAGGGTATCGGTTTTTTCACACCCATACATTATTAAGAAAGTCTATCAAACGCAATTTGGCCAAGGCTATTCTTTACAACGATAACAAACAATCTATTGCCTCCCTGATGGGTTGGGCGAAACACTGCAACTCTATTCATCTGCTGAAAACTTTGAATGAACAAGCTGCATAA
- a CDS encoding DUF2800 domain-containing protein, whose translation MPGSHAILSPSGASRWLACTPSARLEEQFPDKSGEAAAEGTHAHSLAELLLRHQTGSVTKAAFNKLHGKLKESSYYDAAMQDHCENYAAYVLEQFNLAKSHTSDALLFLEQKLDLTEYVPEGFGTGDAIIIADKVMNIIDLKYGKGVPVTAVENRQMMLYALGAYHLYSLLYNVEHVKMTIFQPRIDNISEWQIDVTELLDWSERELKPKAKLAYDGEGEYAPGSHCRFCKARAVCKANADFNLQLAEYDFKQPALLEDGEVAHILDRADTFSQWLKDVQEHALNEAVNNGKKWPGYKLVEGRSNRKYTDPKLVLSTLTGSGYPAENISKTEPLGITEMERVLGKTIFSDLLNNLVAKPPGKPTLAPLSDKRPEYNSAESAANDFSE comes from the coding sequence ATGCCCGGCTCTCATGCAATATTATCTCCTTCTGGGGCTTCCCGCTGGCTGGCGTGTACACCGTCAGCCAGGCTGGAAGAACAGTTCCCGGACAAAAGCGGTGAAGCCGCTGCAGAAGGTACACACGCGCACAGTCTTGCTGAATTGCTATTAAGACATCAAACAGGCAGTGTTACCAAGGCAGCATTTAATAAGCTGCACGGTAAACTAAAGGAAAGCAGCTACTACGACGCTGCTATGCAAGATCATTGCGAGAATTATGCGGCCTATGTGCTGGAACAGTTCAACCTCGCTAAAAGCCATACTTCAGATGCGCTGTTATTCCTGGAGCAGAAATTAGACCTGACAGAATATGTACCTGAAGGTTTTGGAACAGGTGATGCTATCATCATTGCAGATAAAGTCATGAACATCATCGACCTGAAATACGGTAAGGGTGTGCCCGTTACCGCGGTGGAGAACAGGCAGATGATGCTATACGCATTAGGCGCTTACCATCTGTATAGCCTGCTCTACAACGTAGAGCATGTGAAGATGACCATCTTCCAGCCTCGTATTGATAATATCTCCGAATGGCAGATAGATGTTACAGAACTGCTGGACTGGTCTGAACGGGAACTGAAGCCCAAAGCAAAGCTGGCTTATGATGGTGAAGGTGAATACGCACCGGGTAGCCATTGCAGGTTTTGCAAAGCCAGGGCGGTATGTAAGGCGAATGCAGATTTTAACCTGCAATTAGCTGAGTATGATTTTAAACAGCCTGCATTACTGGAAGATGGTGAAGTTGCGCATATCCTTGACCGTGCAGACACTTTTTCCCAATGGCTGAAAGATGTACAGGAACATGCGTTGAATGAGGCCGTCAACAATGGTAAGAAATGGCCGGGCTATAAACTCGTAGAAGGCAGAAGCAACCGCAAATACACAGATCCTAAGTTGGTATTATCAACCCTAACCGGTTCCGGTTATCCGGCTGAGAATATCAGCAAGACCGAGCCGCTCGGAATTACTGAGATGGAGCGAGTATTGGGTAAAACTATATTCTCCGATCTGCTGAACAACCTGGTAGCTAAACCGCCCGGTAAACCTACGCTTGCACCGCTGTCTGATAAACGGCCTGAGTATAACAGCGCAGAAAGTGCAGCAAATGATTTCTCTGAATAA
- a CDS encoding DUF2815 family protein, which yields MSTQTTPAPTKVITGKVRFSYLHVFEPKAIDGSSDAKYSVSLIIPKSDTETIEKVKAAIKSATEAGKATFGNKIPANLKTPLRDGDEERPDDPAYKDAYFINANSKNKPGLVDKDRQPIIDKDEMYSGCYGRASVNFYAYNTNGNKGIAAGLNHLQKLADGEPLGNITRAEDDFADDFQDDDLLG from the coding sequence ATGAGTACGCAAACAACTCCCGCACCTACTAAGGTGATCACAGGTAAAGTAAGATTCAGTTACCTGCATGTCTTTGAACCTAAAGCTATTGATGGCAGTTCAGACGCTAAATATTCCGTTTCTCTTATCATACCGAAGTCTGATACAGAGACGATCGAAAAAGTAAAAGCTGCTATCAAGTCAGCAACAGAAGCAGGTAAGGCCACATTTGGCAATAAGATTCCTGCAAATCTAAAAACTCCGTTGCGTGATGGCGATGAAGAGCGCCCGGATGATCCTGCTTATAAAGACGCCTATTTCATCAACGCCAACAGCAAGAACAAACCGGGGCTGGTTGATAAAGACCGTCAGCCGATCATCGATAAAGATGAAATGTACAGCGGCTGTTATGGCCGTGCGAGTGTAAACTTTTACGCGTATAACACTAATGGTAATAAAGGCATTGCTGCAGGCCTGAACCACCTGCAGAAGCTTGCAGACGGCGAACCTCTGGGCAATATCACGCGTGCAGAAGATGACTTTGCCGATGATTTCCAGGACGATGATCTTTTAGGGTAA
- a CDS encoding DUF3820 family protein has translation MSQQITDNTPMPFGRHIGKPMIEVPAKYLLWLLNEGCTHQGVREYIVYNLDILKKEAGENR, from the coding sequence ATGAGCCAGCAAATCACGGATAACACGCCAATGCCTTTTGGCAGACATATCGGTAAGCCGATGATAGAAGTACCGGCTAAATACCTGCTTTGGCTTTTGAATGAAGGCTGTACCCATCAGGGCGTAAGAGAATACATTGTTTATAACCTGGATATCCTTAAAAAGGAAGCAGGAGAAAATAGATAA
- a CDS encoding DNA polymerase: MRNLSIDIETYSSTDLSNCGVYKYVEAPDFEILLFAYAFDNEPVQLVDLASGEQLPADVLAALTDPNVKKTAHNANFERTCIAAFFGITLLAEQWECTMVKSAMLGLPMSLEHVAKALRLEQEKGNGKALIRFFSLPCKPTKANGMRYRNLPHHEPAKWQDFRNYCVQDVVVERSIRNKISFFTIPPQEKKLWELDQRINDEGVLLDPVFIGKAIEIDTVQRTKLTEEAIRLTGLDNPNSAAQLKQWIGDETGGNVASLTKEVVPLLLEQVGSDDVKRVLQIRQELAKTSVKKYEAMLDYICLDNRVRGLIQFYGAGRTGRFAGRGIQVHNLPRMEDDFIKSLDVARSLVLMGDAEIVEMIFGNVPDTLSQLIRTAFIAPEGSRFIVSDFSAIEARVIAWLAGEVWRLGVFRTHGKIYEASAAQMFKVPIESIKKGSPLRQKGKVAELALGYQGGPNALIKMGALKMGLVEEELPKLVKMWRNANRNIVSYWDAVGNAAIEAVDSGEPQLIKHGIRFFVEKDILFIELPSKRRLAYMSPRLVPGKYGPVLVFMGMNQTTKQWGLQETYGGKLVENIVQAVARDCLAEAMLRLDAAGYKLVMHVHDEVVLEMPYGKGSTEEVNHIMSQPMPWAKDLPLTADSYETVYYKKD, encoded by the coding sequence ATGCGTAACCTGTCCATAGATATTGAAACTTATAGCAGCACAGACCTGAGCAATTGCGGGGTGTACAAGTATGTCGAAGCGCCTGATTTTGAAATACTGTTATTCGCCTATGCGTTCGACAATGAGCCTGTACAGCTGGTAGACCTTGCAAGCGGTGAGCAATTGCCGGCTGATGTGTTAGCAGCTTTGACAGACCCGAACGTGAAGAAAACAGCGCATAACGCCAACTTCGAACGTACCTGTATCGCTGCTTTCTTCGGCATTACGCTTTTAGCAGAGCAGTGGGAATGCACTATGGTTAAATCGGCTATGCTTGGTTTGCCTATGTCTTTGGAGCATGTTGCCAAGGCGCTAAGGCTGGAGCAGGAGAAAGGTAACGGTAAAGCTTTGATACGATTCTTCTCACTGCCTTGCAAGCCTACCAAGGCCAACGGCATGAGATACCGTAACCTGCCACATCATGAGCCTGCTAAGTGGCAGGATTTCAGGAACTACTGTGTGCAGGACGTTGTCGTGGAGCGCAGCATACGTAATAAGATATCGTTTTTCACTATACCGCCACAGGAAAAAAAGCTTTGGGAGCTTGACCAGCGCATTAATGACGAAGGTGTTTTGCTGGATCCTGTATTTATAGGCAAAGCTATTGAGATAGACACCGTACAGCGTACAAAGCTGACGGAAGAAGCTATCAGGCTTACCGGGCTGGATAACCCGAATAGCGCTGCGCAGTTAAAGCAATGGATAGGTGATGAGACAGGTGGCAACGTGGCCAGCCTTACCAAAGAAGTGGTGCCTTTATTATTAGAACAAGTCGGATCTGACGATGTAAAGAGGGTTCTGCAGATCAGGCAGGAACTTGCAAAGACCTCTGTTAAGAAGTATGAAGCGATGCTGGATTACATATGCCTGGATAACCGGGTTAGGGGGTTGATACAGTTCTATGGCGCAGGCCGTACAGGCCGCTTTGCAGGACGTGGCATACAAGTGCACAACCTGCCAAGGATGGAGGACGATTTTATTAAAAGCCTGGACGTTGCAAGATCATTGGTGCTGATGGGTGATGCAGAGATAGTAGAGATGATCTTCGGCAATGTGCCGGATACGCTATCACAGCTCATACGCACGGCGTTTATAGCTCCGGAGGGTAGCAGGTTCATCGTGTCTGACTTCAGCGCCATTGAAGCCCGTGTCATTGCATGGCTTGCGGGTGAAGTGTGGCGGTTAGGGGTATTCCGCACACACGGTAAGATCTATGAAGCGTCTGCCGCCCAGATGTTCAAAGTACCGATAGAAAGTATTAAGAAAGGTTCACCGCTAAGGCAGAAAGGTAAAGTGGCAGAGCTGGCATTAGGTTACCAGGGTGGCCCCAATGCACTTATTAAGATGGGAGCCTTAAAGATGGGGTTGGTAGAAGAGGAATTACCAAAGCTGGTAAAGATGTGGCGCAACGCCAATAGGAATATTGTGTCTTACTGGGATGCTGTGGGCAATGCGGCTATCGAAGCTGTAGACAGTGGCGAACCTCAATTGATAAAGCACGGTATCAGGTTCTTTGTCGAAAAGGATATCCTGTTTATAGAGCTACCAAGTAAACGCAGGTTGGCTTATATGTCACCTCGCTTAGTGCCCGGTAAATATGGCCCTGTGCTTGTATTCATGGGTATGAACCAGACGACAAAGCAATGGGGCTTACAGGAAACTTACGGCGGTAAGCTGGTAGAGAACATCGTGCAGGCTGTTGCCCGCGATTGTCTTGCCGAAGCAATGCTGCGGCTGGATGCCGCAGGCTATAAACTGGTGATGCATGTGCATGATGAGGTAGTGCTGGAAATGCCTTATGGTAAAGGTAGCACGGAAGAAGTAAATCATATCATGAGCCAGCCAATGCCCTGGGCAAAGGATCTACCGTTAACAGCTGATAGTTATGAAACCGTGTATTATAAAAAAGATTAA
- a CDS encoding phosphoadenosine phosphosulfate reductase family protein, translated as MELVINFSGGKDSCAMLAYLCDKYPQIKKHVIFADTGWEHKGAEDWCRAIVESFGLELVVVRNPNKTFLSMVQNRGKFPGMKHRQCTSDLKRGPIQTWIRNNCGPLVINCMGLRASESPARAKKRKLYRSNMTNSKRTVWDYLPIHTWSDQDIFGYLETKNIPLHPVYSYLKRFSCRVCIYMSTNDLLAVKQNDPEAISIISDLEQQINFSLKQEGFLAEIL; from the coding sequence ATGGAGTTAGTAATTAATTTTTCAGGGGGGAAAGATAGTTGCGCAATGCTTGCGTATTTATGCGATAAATACCCTCAAATTAAAAAACATGTGATTTTCGCTGATACTGGATGGGAGCATAAAGGTGCTGAAGATTGGTGCAGAGCAATTGTAGAGAGCTTTGGTCTTGAATTAGTGGTTGTTCGCAATCCCAATAAAACATTTTTAAGTATGGTGCAAAACCGTGGAAAATTTCCTGGTATGAAGCATAGGCAGTGTACTAGTGATTTGAAGCGAGGCCCCATACAGACATGGATACGGAACAACTGCGGGCCTTTAGTGATTAATTGCATGGGATTGCGTGCATCTGAAAGTCCTGCACGGGCTAAAAAAAGAAAATTATATAGGAGTAATATGACCAATAGTAAAAGAACGGTTTGGGATTATTTACCGATACATACTTGGTCTGATCAAGATATATTCGGATATCTAGAAACAAAAAATATTCCCTTACATCCAGTATACTCCTATTTAAAAAGATTTAGTTGTAGAGTCTGTATTTATATGAGTACGAATGACCTATTAGCTGTAAAACAAAATGATCCTGAAGCCATTAGTATAATATCTGACTTAGAACAACAGATCAATTTTTCATTAAAACAAGAGGGGTTTTTAGCTGAGATTTTATAA
- a CDS encoding VRR-NUC domain-containing protein, which yields MNNQEKYLEKKLRDRVKEKGGLALKFVSPAYTGVPDRIVLMPGGKARFVELKTEGRTPSERQKLVIAELRKLGFSVSVISTNDQLTEFLNCL from the coding sequence ATGAACAACCAGGAAAAATATCTAGAGAAAAAGCTGAGAGACCGCGTAAAGGAAAAAGGCGGTTTGGCTTTGAAGTTCGTAAGCCCGGCTTATACAGGTGTGCCTGACAGGATTGTACTGATGCCCGGAGGTAAGGCAAGGTTTGTAGAACTGAAGACCGAAGGCAGAACACCTTCTGAGCGGCAGAAACTGGTGATAGCAGAATTGCGGAAGTTGGGATTTTCTGTTTCTGTTATAAGCACCAATGACCAATTAACCGAATTTTTAAACTGTCTGTAA